A region of Microcoleus sp. bin38.metabat.b11b12b14.051 DNA encodes the following proteins:
- a CDS encoding ACP phosphodiesterase: protein MNYLAHLFLSEGTPASLIGNLLGDFVKGSAVNLYPQEIRQGIDLHRKVDRYTDSHPIVRSSKSLVCADRRRFSGVLVDVFYDHFLAKNWLEYSEIPLSDFARFTYKVLQDNRDILPESLKRVMPQIIARDLLGSYQAIGGIDNALNRMSARIKRTNNLAGGVEDLTVNYQQLELDFRAFFPDLINYAATCKNQD, encoded by the coding sequence ATGAATTATTTAGCTCATTTATTTTTATCAGAAGGCACGCCAGCATCGCTGATCGGCAACCTCTTAGGCGATTTTGTCAAGGGTTCGGCAGTAAATCTTTACCCCCAGGAAATTAGACAGGGCATCGACTTGCACCGAAAAGTCGATCGCTACACGGACTCTCACCCCATAGTGCGATCGAGCAAAAGCCTTGTTTGCGCCGATAGACGCAGGTTTTCCGGAGTTTTGGTTGACGTATTTTACGATCACTTTTTAGCTAAAAATTGGCTGGAATATTCAGAAATTCCCCTCAGCGATTTTGCGCGTTTCACCTACAAAGTCCTGCAAGACAATCGCGATATATTGCCAGAATCACTCAAGCGGGTGATGCCACAAATAATCGCCCGCGATTTGCTCGGATCGTATCAGGCAATTGGCGGCATAGACAATGCTCTGAATCGAATGTCAGCGAGAATCAAACGCACAAATAATTTAGCAGGCGGAGTTGAAGATTTAACAGTTAATTATCAGCAACTTGAATTAGATTTTAGGGCTTTTTTTCCTGACTTGATAAATTACGCAGCAACTTGCAAAAATCAAGATTAA
- a CDS encoding AAA family ATPase: MHKPTTSSSSDPAQTAWDTSAGGWGGAIARSGYQITEQIYTGSRTLVYRAIRESDRNSVILKLLRNEMPTFSELAQFRNQYAIMRGITAPNAKSIELQGIIQAYSLEHCGNGWLLVMEDFGGISVSQFTQGHPLDIATFSAIAIQLADILHHLYQHRVIHKDIKPANILIHPETKQIKLIDFSIASLLPRETQEIQNLNVLEGTLAYLSPEQTGRMNRGIDYRSDFYGLGVTFYELLAGQVPFLCDDAMELIHCHLAVSPIPVHQVNPEVPAVLSEIVAKLMAKNAEDRYQSALGLKHDLEICLQQWQQTGTIADLAIAKHDRCDRFIIPEKLYGRAAEVAALLSAFDRVASGSSELMLVAGFSGIGKTAAINEVHKPIIAARGYFIKGKYDQLQRNIPFSAFVQSFRDLMEQLLGESKAQLAQWRTKVLQAVGENGQVIIDVIPQLEQIIGKQPPVPELSGSAAQNRFNLLFQNFVQVFTTKQHPLVIFLDDLQWADSASLNLLKMLLGETETRYLLLLGAYRDNEVFPAHPLMLALEEITKAQAIVNTITLAPLNQAELNQLVADTLNSGTKLAQPLTELTYQKTKGNPFFATQFLKALHSDSFVSFNLEEHYWECDLVQVTAAAITSDVVEFMAAQLQKLPVETQEMLKLAACIGNSFDLTTLAIVSEKLQTETAADLWKALQSGLILPISETYKFFQYGDGISPQETWADYRFLHDRVQQATYSLIPESEKNSTHLKIGQLLLEKIPQSTLKENIFDIVNHLNIGSELIGEPSQLEQLANLNLMAGQKAKAATAYVDAVRYLNFSLGLLKSEHWQSHYDLMLLVHIEAAEAEYLNTNFPKLDNLAQIVLQQAKTALDQMKIYELQIHSYQLQSLMLKAIDTGLEALEKLGICLTENISDRPMPDLPRIEDLDSIPEMTNQHQLTALRIMMALYPPIYIAKPYLIRPLTLTMVQLSIEGGHSALAAYSYVLYGIILCTKKEKIEHGYHAGQLALKLLDKFHAVELKAKIYVLFNGHIRFWKEPADVTISAYLEAYQSGIETGDIEWASYSCMHYCQNLFLVGQYLELVEKKQAQYLYVIVKNHHEFASYYAKIWVQIALNLQGKANDTLKLTGNDFDESLLIPLWQSNKNYMSLFALYLAKANLLYLFDDVKLALDYALMAREYIEASIGLLTIGVYNFYLSLILLAAYPQAETSQQQQYLSDVEENQENLGEWLTHAPQNFHHKYLLVEAEKFRVLGNNYQAGDLYDRAISLAKANGYIQEEALANELAAKFYLGWGKEKVASGYMQEAYYCYSRWGAKAKVEDLTARYGQLLSPILQRAQISDRHGSLTGSINTHISPEQTVSSICSSSVSKELDLNTVLKAAQALSSEIDLDKLLATLMQVIVENSGADKAALFVASDGELETAVEYLDRTIRRLSPQPVDECSNFPPAAIHYVERTLETVITDANSHPSIARDRYFTQHQPLSLLCTPILNQSKLIGVLYLENSLTKGAFTQQRIELLKLLCSQTAISLKNAQLYQQSQTYAQKLEQSLEELQLSEARYRYLTTATSQIVWLASPEGENLNTVHWRAYTGQTEEEVKGTGWLNALHPDDIEGTTKVRVEAVTKKSLYNTEYRIRGADGIYRYFAVRGVPLLAEDGSIREWIGTCTDIDARKQAEERLLHKSQQLEQTLKDLQTMQLQLVQNEKMSALGNLVAGIAHEINNPVGFLKGNIQPALDYITDLFCLLDLYQEKYPVPDAEIEDEIAAIDLDFLREDLPKLVGSMREGVDRIANISTSLRTFSRADSDIPVTFNLHEGLDSTILILKHRLKANENRPEIKVIKNYNQIPHVKCFAGQLNQVFVNLLANAIDALEESNIGRSFAEIEANPNLIAITTEFLEAEHQVLVRIKDNGTGIPESVKHHIFDHLFTTKAVGKGTGLGLAIAHQIVTEKHQGWLELNSTLGQGSEFIMALPVT, encoded by the coding sequence ATGCACAAACCAACAACTTCTTCAAGCAGTGATCCAGCCCAAACAGCTTGGGATACAAGTGCTGGTGGTTGGGGTGGCGCGATCGCCCGATCGGGATATCAAATTACCGAACAAATTTACACCGGTTCCAGAACCTTAGTGTATCGAGCAATTCGAGAATCTGACCGCAACTCGGTGATTTTGAAGCTGCTGCGAAATGAAATGCCCACCTTTAGCGAGTTGGCGCAATTTCGCAATCAGTACGCGATTATGCGTGGAATTACCGCTCCAAACGCCAAGAGTATCGAGCTACAGGGAATTATTCAAGCTTATAGCCTAGAACATTGTGGCAATGGCTGGCTGCTGGTGATGGAAGACTTTGGCGGGATTTCTGTATCACAATTTACCCAAGGACACCCGCTAGACATCGCTACATTCAGCGCGATCGCCATTCAACTCGCAGATATCCTGCACCACCTCTACCAGCACCGCGTTATTCATAAAGATATTAAACCTGCTAATATTTTAATTCATCCTGAAACCAAACAAATCAAATTAATTGACTTTTCCATCGCTTCCCTGTTGCCGAGAGAAACCCAGGAAATCCAAAATCTCAACGTTTTAGAAGGAACCCTTGCCTATTTATCGCCAGAACAAACCGGGCGCATGAATCGCGGCATAGATTATCGCAGCGACTTTTATGGTTTGGGAGTGACCTTTTATGAACTGCTGGCGGGACAAGTCCCTTTTCTATGCGATGACGCTATGGAATTAATCCACTGTCACTTAGCAGTTTCGCCGATTCCCGTCCATCAGGTGAACCCAGAAGTACCCGCAGTTTTATCAGAAATTGTAGCGAAATTGATGGCAAAGAATGCAGAAGATCGCTATCAAAGCGCCCTGGGATTGAAGCACGATTTAGAAATTTGCCTGCAACAGTGGCAGCAAACGGGAACGATTGCAGATTTGGCGATCGCCAAACACGACAGGTGCGATCGCTTCATTATCCCCGAAAAACTCTACGGGAGAGCAGCCGAAGTTGCCGCCTTGCTATCTGCGTTCGATCGCGTTGCTAGCGGTAGCAGCGAATTAATGCTCGTTGCAGGCTTTTCCGGCATTGGCAAAACCGCCGCAATCAATGAAGTTCACAAACCAATTATCGCAGCGCGCGGCTACTTTATCAAAGGCAAATACGACCAATTGCAGCGCAACATTCCCTTCAGTGCCTTTGTCCAATCTTTCCGCGATTTGATGGAGCAACTATTGGGAGAAAGTAAAGCTCAACTCGCACAGTGGCGAACCAAAGTCCTGCAAGCTGTAGGCGAAAACGGACAAGTTATTATTGATGTAATTCCCCAACTTGAACAGATTATTGGTAAACAGCCTCCTGTGCCCGAATTATCCGGAAGTGCGGCGCAGAATCGGTTTAACTTGCTGTTTCAAAATTTTGTTCAAGTTTTTACTACTAAACAGCATCCGTTGGTGATATTTTTGGATGACTTGCAGTGGGCAGATTCGGCATCTCTTAATTTGCTAAAAATGTTGTTGGGCGAAACCGAAACTCGATATTTGCTGTTGCTGGGCGCTTATCGAGATAATGAAGTATTTCCGGCACATCCGCTGATGCTGGCGCTGGAGGAAATCACCAAAGCACAAGCAATAGTTAACACGATTACCCTGGCACCCCTGAATCAGGCAGAACTCAATCAGTTGGTAGCAGACACGCTGAATTCTGGGACAAAATTAGCCCAACCTTTGACAGAATTAACATATCAAAAAACGAAGGGAAATCCTTTTTTTGCGACGCAGTTTCTCAAGGCACTGCACAGCGATTCCTTCGTTAGTTTCAACCTTGAAGAACACTACTGGGAATGCGATCTGGTGCAGGTGACAGCAGCAGCCATCACTTCGGACGTGGTGGAGTTTATGGCAGCGCAGTTGCAAAAGTTGCCTGTGGAAACTCAGGAAATGCTGAAGTTAGCTGCTTGTATTGGCAACTCTTTTGATTTGACAACCCTAGCGATTGTCTCGGAAAAATTGCAGACAGAGACTGCTGCTGATTTGTGGAAAGCATTGCAGTCAGGTTTGATTTTACCGATTAGTGAAACTTACAAATTCTTCCAGTATGGCGATGGCATTTCGCCCCAGGAAACTTGGGCAGATTATAGGTTTTTGCACGATCGCGTTCAACAAGCCACCTATTCTTTAATTCCAGAATCTGAAAAAAACTCAACCCATCTCAAAATTGGTCAACTTCTGCTAGAAAAAATCCCACAATCAACTTTAAAAGAGAATATTTTCGATATTGTCAATCACCTGAATATTGGCTCTGAACTCATCGGCGAGCCAAGTCAACTCGAGCAACTGGCAAATTTGAACTTGATGGCAGGTCAAAAGGCTAAAGCAGCTACAGCTTATGTAGATGCAGTTAGATACTTAAACTTTAGTTTGGGGTTGCTAAAATCAGAACATTGGCAGAGTCACTATGACTTAATGTTATTAGTTCACATTGAAGCAGCAGAAGCAGAATATCTTAATACTAATTTTCCGAAATTAGACAACTTGGCACAGATTGTCTTGCAACAAGCAAAGACAGCCCTCGATCAGATGAAAATCTACGAATTGCAAATTCATTCGTATCAGTTACAAAGCCTTATGCTGAAGGCGATCGATACTGGATTAGAAGCACTCGAAAAACTGGGAATTTGCCTTACTGAAAATATCAGCGATCGCCCAATGCCAGACTTGCCAAGAATTGAGGATTTAGACAGTATTCCTGAGATGACGAATCAGCATCAATTAACAGCTTTGCGAATTATGATGGCACTATATCCGCCGATTTATATTGCCAAGCCATACCTGATCAGACCGCTCACTTTAACAATGGTTCAGCTTTCCATTGAAGGCGGTCATTCTGCTTTAGCTGCTTACAGTTACGTCCTGTATGGTATTATTTTATGTACTAAAAAAGAAAAAATAGAGCATGGATATCATGCTGGTCAACTAGCCTTAAAGTTGCTAGATAAATTTCATGCTGTCGAATTGAAGGCAAAAATTTATGTTTTATTTAATGGTCACATTCGTTTTTGGAAAGAACCTGCTGATGTAACTATAAGTGCATATTTAGAAGCATATCAAAGTGGAATAGAAACTGGTGACATAGAATGGGCAAGCTATAGTTGTATGCACTATTGTCAAAATTTATTTCTGGTAGGGCAATACCTGGAATTAGTCGAAAAAAAGCAAGCACAGTACCTATATGTAATTGTCAAAAACCATCATGAATTTGCATCATACTATGCCAAGATTTGGGTACAAATTGCATTGAATTTGCAGGGGAAAGCGAATGATACTCTTAAACTCACTGGCAATGATTTTGATGAATCGCTACTGATTCCCCTTTGGCAAAGCAATAAAAATTATATGTCATTGTTCGCGCTGTATCTTGCCAAAGCTAATTTACTTTATCTGTTTGATGATGTGAAGCTAGCTCTTGATTATGCTTTAATGGCTAGAGAATATATAGAAGCATCGATCGGATTGCTCACCATCGGAGTCTACAACTTCTACTTGTCCCTGATTCTCCTTGCTGCCTATCCTCAAGCAGAAACTAGCCAGCAACAACAATATCTATCTGATGTCGAAGAGAATCAAGAAAACCTCGGCGAGTGGTTGACTCATGCTCCGCAAAATTTTCACCATAAGTATCTACTCGTTGAGGCAGAAAAATTCCGAGTTTTAGGCAATAACTATCAAGCAGGAGATTTGTACGATCGCGCTATTTCCCTCGCCAAAGCTAACGGCTATATCCAAGAAGAAGCCCTCGCCAACGAACTTGCTGCTAAATTCTACCTCGGCTGGGGCAAAGAAAAAGTTGCCTCCGGCTATATGCAAGAAGCCTACTACTGCTACAGCCGTTGGGGAGCCAAAGCCAAAGTTGAAGATTTGACAGCCCGCTACGGGCAACTGCTGAGCCCTATATTGCAAAGAGCCCAGATTAGCGATCGCCACGGCTCTCTTACTGGCTCTATCAATACCCACATTTCCCCAGAACAAACTGTCTCCAGCATTTGCAGCTCTTCGGTTTCTAAAGAGCTGGATCTGAATACTGTACTCAAAGCAGCTCAAGCCCTCTCCAGCGAAATCGATCTCGACAAACTACTGGCTACGCTCATGCAAGTAATTGTCGAAAATTCTGGAGCAGATAAAGCAGCTTTGTTTGTCGCCAGCGACGGCGAGTTAGAAACGGCTGTGGAATATTTAGATCGTACCATCCGGCGCCTGTCTCCCCAGCCTGTAGACGAGTGCAGCAATTTCCCACCGGCAGCCATTCACTATGTCGAACGCACCTTAGAAACCGTCATTACTGATGCTAACTCTCATCCCAGCATTGCGAGAGATCGCTATTTCACCCAACACCAACCACTGAGTTTGTTGTGTACTCCCATTCTCAATCAAAGCAAGCTTATTGGGGTTTTGTATCTCGAAAATTCGCTGACAAAAGGAGCATTTACGCAACAGCGTATTGAACTGCTAAAACTGCTTTGTTCTCAGACTGCAATTTCCCTGAAAAATGCCCAGCTTTATCAACAATCCCAAACTTATGCCCAAAAGCTAGAACAATCTTTAGAGGAACTACAGCTTAGCGAAGCCCGCTATCGTTATCTGACAACTGCCACATCCCAGATCGTCTGGCTGGCTAGCCCTGAAGGAGAAAACCTCAATACAGTCCATTGGAGAGCATACACTGGCCAGACAGAAGAAGAAGTGAAGGGAACAGGATGGCTTAATGCTCTGCATCCCGATGACATTGAAGGCACAACCAAAGTGAGGGTTGAAGCCGTTACAAAAAAGAGCCTGTACAACACAGAGTACCGCATTCGAGGAGCTGATGGAATTTACCGTTACTTTGCTGTCCGAGGAGTTCCCCTTTTGGCAGAAGATGGCAGCATTCGAGAATGGATTGGAACTTGCACCGACATCGACGCCCGCAAGCAAGCCGAAGAGCGACTGCTCCACAAATCCCAACAATTGGAACAAACCTTAAAAGACCTTCAAACGATGCAACTGCAATTAGTTCAGAACGAAAAAATGTCAGCTTTAGGAAACTTGGTAGCAGGTATAGCGCACGAAATCAACAATCCCGTCGGCTTCCTCAAAGGTAACATCCAACCAGCTCTAGATTATATCACAGATTTGTTTTGCTTGCTCGATTTGTATCAGGAAAAATACCCCGTGCCCGATGCGGAAATTGAAGATGAAATCGCAGCAATTGATTTAGATTTTCTGCGCGAAGATTTACCCAAATTGGTGGGTTCTATGCGTGAAGGAGTCGATCGCATTGCGAACATCAGCACTTCGCTGCGCACCTTCTCCCGTGCTGATAGCGATATTCCCGTTACCTTCAACCTGCATGAAGGACTCGACAGCACGATTTTGATTCTGAAACACCGCCTCAAAGCCAATGAAAATCGCCCGGAAATTAAAGTAATCAAAAACTACAATCAGATTCCCCACGTAAAATGCTTTGCCGGACAGTTAAATCAGGTGTTTGTGAACCTGCTCGCAAATGCGATCGACGCCCTGGAAGAGTCGAATATAGGACGCAGCTTTGCCGAAATTGAAGCCAATCCGAATTTGATTGCAATTACCACGGAATTTCTGGAAGCTGAACATCAGGTTTTGGTTCGCATTAAAGACAACGGCACGGGAATTCCCGAGTCAGTAAAGCACCATATTTTTGACCATTTGTTTACCACTAAGGCCGTGGGCAAAGGCACGGGATTGGGATTAGCGATCGCCCATCAAATTGTTACAGAAAAACACCAAGGTTGGCTGGAACTAAACTCTACTTTAGGTCAAGGGTCTGAATTTATCATGGCACTGCCTGTGACTTAA
- a CDS encoding retropepsin-like aspartic protease → MLVDTGSSYTVLRVNILEALGCDIQNPLRRIRTSAGGRIVEAPVVAVPWFNCLGERVENFPIVAYTLPATTFVDGLLGMDFLTPMKAIIYAKNGEILIRL, encoded by the coding sequence TTGTTAGTTGATACAGGATCGAGTTATACCGTCTTGCGGGTAAATATATTAGAAGCTCTTGGTTGCGATATCCAAAATCCTTTACGGAGAATTAGGACATCAGCAGGTGGCCGTATTGTCGAAGCACCAGTAGTAGCTGTACCTTGGTTTAATTGCTTGGGGGAGCGAGTGGAAAATTTTCCTATAGTTGCCTACACGTTACCAGCAACCACTTTTGTTGATGGTTTGCTAGGAATGGACTTTCTTACTCCTATGAAGGCTATTATCTATGCTAAAAATGGAGAGATTCTTATTCGTTTATAA